One Bacillus solimangrovi DNA segment encodes these proteins:
- a CDS encoding MerR family transcriptional regulator — translation MCLKVKEVADLVGVSIRTLHHYDEIGLLVPKEITESGYRLYSEENLETLQQILFFKELGFSLKEIKKIMNSPTFDRQKALILQREMLMEKRARVDQMITTIDKTIKHMEGEIEMTNKEKFEGIDFRHNQYEQEARKRWGDKSVDETNTKIEKMSQNERQDIAHKWDVIFKQLATLRNQSPNSQQVQEAIKEWYNFLNENFGTYSLDAFKGLGQLYIEDERFMKNIDKYGEGLATFMSEAMDFFSGNQKKQR, via the coding sequence TTGTGTTTAAAAGTGAAGGAAGTAGCTGATTTAGTTGGTGTTAGTATTCGTACACTTCATCATTATGATGAAATTGGGCTGTTAGTTCCAAAAGAAATTACAGAATCAGGATATCGATTGTATTCAGAAGAAAATCTAGAAACGTTGCAACAAATTTTATTTTTCAAAGAACTTGGGTTCTCCCTAAAAGAAATCAAAAAGATTATGAATAGTCCTACATTTGATCGACAAAAAGCATTAATTTTACAACGAGAAATGTTAATGGAAAAACGAGCTAGAGTCGATCAGATGATTACAACGATTGATAAAACAATTAAACATATGGAAGGAGAAATTGAAATGACAAATAAAGAAAAATTTGAAGGAATTGACTTTCGTCATAATCAATATGAACAGGAAGCCCGTAAACGTTGGGGAGATAAATCTGTCGATGAAACAAATACGAAAATAGAAAAAATGTCTCAAAATGAACGACAAGATATAGCTCATAAATGGGACGTGATTTTCAAGCAGCTAGCAACATTACGGAATCAGTCTCCAAATTCACAGCAGGTGCAGGAAGCAATTAAAGAGTGGTATAATTTTTTGAATGAAAATTTTGGCACATATTCTCTTGATGCATTTAAGGGACTAGGTCAACTTTATATTGAGGATGAACGCTTCATGAAAAACATCGATAAGTATGGGG